The genomic window CCACGGCAGCGGCTTTTGCGGTCTGCCAGCCGTTGTAGTTGGAAATTCCCACGTAACGGGCACGGCCCGTCCGCTGGGCAAGTTCCAACGCCGAAAGGGTCTCGTCGAGGGGAACGTTGGGGTCCCACTCGTGGGCGAACCAGATGTCGATGTAGTCGGTTCCAAGCCTTGCCAAGCTGGCATCGAGCGCGGAAAGCATGGCCCCGCGCGAGGCGTTGATGCTGCGCCGGGAGTCCGACAACGACACGCCGGCTTTGGTGGAGATGACCAGCTCGGAGCGGGCCACGACATCGCCCAGCATGGAACCGAGCATGGCCTCGGCCTGGCCCTGCGCATAGGAGGCCGCCGTATCAACCACCGTGCCGCCGGCAGCGACGAATGCTTGCAGGACTTCGGCAGCGTCCTGCTCGTCGGTCTCTTGCGCCCAGGACATGGTTCCGAGGGACAAGGCGGACACGCGGAACCCACTGTTCCCGACATAACGCTGCTGCATAGCTGCTAGCTTACGGGGAGTTCCCAGTCTTCATGACGTAGGGTCTATTCACGTGAACTGGATTGAAGCTGCCTTGCTGGGCCTGGTGCAGGGCCTTACCGAATTCCTCCCGATCTCTTCGAGCGCACACCTGCGGATCGTCGGCTCGTTCCTCCCGAACGCCTCCGATCCCGGTGCCGCGTTTACTGCCATCACGCAGCTGGGAACAGAGACAGCCGTGATCGTCTACTTCTGGCGCGACATCGTCAGGATCATCCGCGCCTGGTTCGGATCCCTGACAGGCAAAGTGGAGCGCAACAATCCCGATGCCCGCATGGGATGGCTCGTCATCCTTGGCAGCCTTCCGATCATCGTCCTGGGCTTGCTGTTCCAGGACCAGATCGAGTCGGTGCTTCGGAGCATGTGGATCGTCGCCACCATGCTGATCGTTTTCGGCATGATCCTCGCCGTTGCGGACGCGATCGGACGGCAGGAGAGGGATCTCACACAGCTGACCTACAAGCACGGCATCCTGTACGGCTTCGCCCAGGCCATGGCTTTGATTCCCGGAGTCTCCCGCTCCGGCGGAACCATCACGGCCGGACTGCTGATGGGCTACACCCGTGAGGCCGCTGCGCGGTATTCGTTCCTGCTCGCCATCCCGGCAGTATTCGGCAGTGGCCTGTACCAGCTGTACAAGACGGTTTCCCACGATGGACTGGCCGGTCCATATGGCCTGGCAGAGACTGCAATGGCAACCGTCATCGCCTTCGTGGTGGGCTACATCATCATTGGATGGTTCCTGAAGTTCGTCTCCACCCGCAGCTACCGGTTGTTCGTCTGGTACCGGATTCTGCTGGGACTGGCGTTGTATGTCCTCCTCTATTTCGGTGTCATCAGTGCCTAGCACTAAGGTTGAGTCGTGAAATCGTGGACCTCCCGCCCTGTTCCTGAGCTGCCCGGCAGCATGCCGCAACTACGCCTGTTCGACACAGCCCTTGGCCGTGTAGTGGAGGTTGAGCGGCAACCGGAACAGTCCATGTACGTCTGCGGCATCACGCCGTACGACGCAACCCATATGGGCCATGCAGCAAGCTACGTGGCCTTCGACCTCCTGAACCGGGCCTGGCGCGACGCTGGCCTGCGCGTCTCCTACGTCCAAAATGTCACGGACATCGATGACCCCCTGCTCGAGCGCGCCACCGCCACGGGCGTGGACTGGCGCGAATTGGCCCAGAGCCAGATCGAGCTGTTCCAGACCGACATGGACGCACTGAACGTGCTGGCACCGAACCACTACATCGGCGCCGTCGAGGCCATCCCGGACATCGTGCCGGCCATCGAGCGCCTTATTGCGGACGGCGTTGCCTACCGGGTGCCCGGTACCGACGGCGAACCTGACGGCGATGTCTATTACGACGTCGAAATGGCCGGCAAGCGCTCGGACGCAACAGACGCCTGGACACTGGGGGATGTCTCCGGACTCGGTGAGGCAGAGATGCTGGCGCTCTTCGCCGAACGCGGCGGTGACCCGGCAAGGCCCGGAAAACGCCATGCACTTGATCCGCTGCTCTGGCGTGCCGCCCGTGACGGTGAACCCAGCTGGCCCGGCGCGACGCTCGGAGACGGACGGCCTGGCTGGCACATTGAATGTACGGTCATCGCGCAGAAATACCTCCCCGCACCCTTCACCGTCCAAGGTGGGGGCTCGGACCTCGTCTTCCCGCACCACGAAATGGGAGCCGGCCACGCCTACTCCCTGTCCGGAGTGCCGTTGGCGCAGCACTATTCCCACGCGGGCATGGTGGGCCTGGACGGAGAAAAGATGAGCAAGTCCAAGGGCAACCTTGTCCTTGTCTCCAAGCTCCGCGCAGCCGGTGAAGAACCAGCAGCCATCCGTCTGGCCATCCTGGCCAACCATTACCGCTCGGACTGGTCATGGACCGAGGAAGAGTTCGCCGCAGCGAAGAAGCGGCTGGCGCGGTGGCGTGATGCCGCCGGGCATGCCCCTGCAGGTTCCGCAGGGCCTTTGGTGACCGCCATGCGCAGCGAGCTGGCCAACGACCTCAACGCCCCGGGAGCCATTGCCGCGATCGACGAGTGGGCCGAGGTCACGCTCCGGGCCAACGCCACAGCTTCGGAACAGGACAGTGCCCTGATCTCAGACGCAATCAACGCATTGCTGGGCGTGGAACTCTAAGCCCTCAAGCCCAAGCAAACGGCAGCGGCCCCGAGAAACCGCCATGCTGCGGGGCCGCTGCCGTTCTTGTGTCCGTGCCGCCTCAGGGGCGGTCCTTGCCGCGTCGCTTGAGGTACCTCTCGAACTCCCGGGCAATGGATTCGCCGGAAGCTTCGGGGAGGTCGGCGGTGTCCTTGGCTTCTTCCAACTGCCGCACGTAAGCGGCGATCTCCGGGTCTTCGGTAGCAAGTTCGTCCACGCCGCGCTCCCAGGCTTCCGATTCCTCGGCAAGGGCCTGGCTGTCCAGGGGGACCTGCAGGAGGTCCTCCACCTTGTGCAGGATGGCAAGCTGGGCTTTTGGCGACGGCGGCTGGGCCACGTAGTGGGGGACCGCCGCCCAGAGGGAAACGGTGGGAAGTCCGGCCAGCATGGCAAACTCAGCGAGCACACCTACGATGCCCACCGGCCCTTCATATTGCGAGGCCTCAAGGTTCAGCCGTTCCCGCAGGGAACTGTCCTCGGTGGTGGTACTGACCGGGATCGGGCGGCTATGGGGAACATCTGCGAGCAGCGCGCCAATCAGGATGACCGAATCAACCTTGAGCGCTTCGGCATGAACCAGCAGTTCAGTGGTGTAGGCACGCCATCGGTAGGAAGGCTCGGTACCCAGGACGAACACGACATCCACGTTGCTGTCCGGTACGGCTGCTTTGTAGATCCGGGTCGATGGCCATTTGACCTTGCGCGCTCCGGAGGATGTGCGCCGCACGGTGGGCCGGGTGAACTGGAAGTCGTAATATTCCTCGGCGTCCACTGTGCCGACCTTCTTGCCGTCCCACAGTTTGTTCAAGTAGTGCAGCGCATCACTTGCGGCCTCGCCTGCATCGTTCCAGCCCTCAAAGGCGGCAAGCATTACAGTGACGCGCTGGCCTTCCGCAGGTTCCTTGAGGAAACGCTCGGGCTCCGCGGTGATGTCCTGTCCTTCGGGTGTCCCGTCCACACTGTTCATCCACTCACCCTACGTCCAAGACCCTCGTGGATGCATGGCATTGGGCACCGGTGCGTGTCCCTTATTCGCCCACAGCGCAATGCACGCGCGGGCGTCCGCCAGGTTCCACGTAGACTTGAAACCATGCATTCGTTACCCAGCCAGCCCCTCCTCAAAGCCGTGCTCTGGGATATGGATGGCACACTGGTCGATACCGAACCCTATTGGATCGCAGCCGAGCGTGGGCTGGTGGAGTCCCATGGCGGAAGCTGGTCCCACCAGCAGGCCATGCAATTGGTGGGACAGTCCCTGCTTCACTCCGCTGCTGTCCTTCAGGCCGCCGGCGTCGAGCTTGAGGCCCGTGAGATCGTGGATACTTTGAGCGCACAGGTGATCGCGCAGGTTCGCAAAGAGGTTCCTTGGCGGCCCGGGGCCCGTGAACTGCTCGATGATCTCCACCAGGACGGTATTCGCTGCGCCTTGGTGACCATGTCAGAAGGCCCGTTGGCCGGCGTGGTGGTGGAGAGCCTTTCCAAGCCCTACTTCGAGTTCATGGTTACCGGCGATACCGTTGCCAATGGAAAACCGCACCCTGAGGCCTACCTCACGGCCGTGGAACGCCTGCGCCTTGATGATCCGGACCTGACGATCCACCACTGCGTCGCACTCGAGGATTCCGTTCCGGGTGCCACCGCGGCGATCGCCTCCGGTGTTGTCACCGTCGGCATTCCGCACCAGGTGCCGCTGCCGGAGGATTCCCGCATGGTTGCCTGGGACACCCTGGTGGGACGGACCCCAGCTGATCTGCAGCAACTCGTCGAAGACCGTTTCGCTGCAGCAAACCAGCTTGAAGGGGCCAACTAGGTGACCAGCTCCGCCACACCGAACCATGCAACCACCAAGAAAGACGGCATCCCCCTCGGGAAGATCGCAGGGATTCCCGTCTACCTGGCTTACTCATGGTTCGTCATTGCAGCCATCACCGTCATCTTCTATGGCCCCTTCCTTATGGACTTCTTGCCCTATCTTGGCAACTGGGCATACCTCGTCGGATTTGCCGTTGCATTGCTGCTCGCCATATCGGTCTTGATCCATGAACTTGCCCACGCGCTCAGTGCCAAGGCCTTTAACTGGCCAACAGAGAAGATCGTGCTGAACCTTTGGGGCGGCCACACACAGTTCGAGAACTTCACCTCTTCACCGGGCAAGTCTGTTGTCGTCGCGCTGGCAGGCCCGGCCTCGAACTTCGTGGTGGCCGGAGTTATTTGGGCCGTTGACGCTGTAACCCCGCTTCAAGGCGTACCGGGAACTCTGGCCGACCTCTTGATGTGGGCCAATCTCCTGATCGGCATCTTCAATGTTCTTCCTGGCATGCCCCTCGATGGGGGCCGTTTGGTGGAATCTGCTGTCTGGAAAGCCACGGGGAGCCAGGACAAAGGCACGATCGCTGCCGGCTGGTCTGGCCGGGTCATTGTCGTTGCGCTACTGATGTGGTTCATCGGCCGCCCCATGATCATTGGGGACTGGCCCAACCTCAATATCCTCGTCGTTACCGTCCTCGTCTGCGGTTTCCTGTGGATGGGCGCCTCAAGCTCCATCCATCACGCGAAGCTCCGCAGCCGCCTCTACCTTGTAAGTGCTGCGGGCCTGGCGGAGCGCGCCGTCGGCGTGCCGAACTCGGCCACCGTGGCCGACGTCCTGGACATATCACCGGCCGGAAGTCCCGCCGTCGTAATTTGCGGACCTGATGGCAAACCGCAGGGCGTTGTCGACTTCGGCGCAGCGGCGGCAGTTCCTCCCCAATCAACGACGACGACGCCCGTCACCGCAGTGGCCCATGCCCTGGGCGCCGGCGCATATGTCCCGGAATGGTCCAAGGGCCAGGAACTGATCCAGTACTTGGCACGGCTGGAGGGCGGCGAATACGCTGTGGTGGACCACAACGGAATCGTCACCGGCCTTCTGCGCCAGCAGGCAGTAGTGACAGCCATTACAGGTAAGGAAGCCCGCCGCAGCGGGCGCGCCTGACATCCTTGCCGGTAGAGTTGCATGCCGGCGGTTTTACCGAAGAACCCAGTGAATTTTTGGCGCCCAACCGCCAGCATGATGTTGCGGCCCGGCCGTACAGGAGCGAGGAACAGTACATGAGCAGCGAAACCGCCGCCCCCGAAGCCAACGCAGGCAACGACGAGGCAACCGCCGACCAGGCAGCCGCCAGCCAGGCAGTCCCCGGCCAGGCCCCGCAGCCCACGGGTGCCGCACGTCGGCGCGGGCCTTTCCGCGTAGGCGAGCGTGTCCAGCTCACTGACGAACGTGGCCGCATGAACACCATCTCCCTCGAAGTGGGCGGTGCCTTCCATACCCACCGGGGCTTCGTCAACCATGACGAAATCATCGGCAAGGTCGATGGTTCCGTGGTCAGCAACAACGTTGGCCAGCAGTACCAGACCCTCCGGCCCCTGCTCTCGGACTTCGTCTTGTCCATGCCCCGGGGCGCCGCAGTGGTCTACCCGAAGGACGCCGCCCAGATCGTCACCATGGCTGACATCTTCCCGGGCGCACGCGTAGTCGAAGCCGGCGTCGGCTCCGGCGCCCTCTCCATCTCGCTCCTGCGGGCAGTCGGCGACAACGGCTACCTCCATTCCTTTGAGCGTCGTGAAGAATTCGCGGACATCGCCCGCGGCAACGTGGAGACCATCTT from Arthrobacter sp. StoSoilB20 includes these protein-coding regions:
- a CDS encoding undecaprenyl-diphosphate phosphatase — protein: MNWIEAALLGLVQGLTEFLPISSSAHLRIVGSFLPNASDPGAAFTAITQLGTETAVIVYFWRDIVRIIRAWFGSLTGKVERNNPDARMGWLVILGSLPIIVLGLLFQDQIESVLRSMWIVATMLIVFGMILAVADAIGRQERDLTQLTYKHGILYGFAQAMALIPGVSRSGGTITAGLLMGYTREAAARYSFLLAIPAVFGSGLYQLYKTVSHDGLAGPYGLAETAMATVIAFVVGYIIIGWFLKFVSTRSYRLFVWYRILLGLALYVLLYFGVISA
- the mshC gene encoding cysteine--1-D-myo-inosityl 2-amino-2-deoxy-alpha-D-glucopyranoside ligase: MKSWTSRPVPELPGSMPQLRLFDTALGRVVEVERQPEQSMYVCGITPYDATHMGHAASYVAFDLLNRAWRDAGLRVSYVQNVTDIDDPLLERATATGVDWRELAQSQIELFQTDMDALNVLAPNHYIGAVEAIPDIVPAIERLIADGVAYRVPGTDGEPDGDVYYDVEMAGKRSDATDAWTLGDVSGLGEAEMLALFAERGGDPARPGKRHALDPLLWRAARDGEPSWPGATLGDGRPGWHIECTVIAQKYLPAPFTVQGGGSDLVFPHHEMGAGHAYSLSGVPLAQHYSHAGMVGLDGEKMSKSKGNLVLVSKLRAAGEEPAAIRLAILANHYRSDWSWTEEEFAAAKKRLARWRDAAGHAPAGSAGPLVTAMRSELANDLNAPGAIAAIDEWAEVTLRANATASEQDSALISDAINALLGVEL
- a CDS encoding tRNA (adenine-N1)-methyltransferase, producing MSSETAAPEANAGNDEATADQAAASQAVPGQAPQPTGAARRRGPFRVGERVQLTDERGRMNTISLEVGGAFHTHRGFVNHDEIIGKVDGSVVSNNVGQQYQTLRPLLSDFVLSMPRGAAVVYPKDAAQIVTMADIFPGARVVEAGVGSGALSISLLRAVGDNGYLHSFERREEFADIARGNVETIFGGPHPAWQISLGDFQEEVVKAEAPGSVDRVVLDMLAPWECLDAVATVLAPGGVWINYVATVTQLSRTAEAIRADGRFTEPDAWESMVRGWHLEGLAVRPDHRMVAHTGFLLVTRRLAEGVTGISVKRRPSKTEFSEEDLNAWTPAAVGERSVSDKKLRRAARDAIAGTNVQDDPAVTN
- a CDS encoding site-2 protease family protein, whose product is MTSSATPNHATTKKDGIPLGKIAGIPVYLAYSWFVIAAITVIFYGPFLMDFLPYLGNWAYLVGFAVALLLAISVLIHELAHALSAKAFNWPTEKIVLNLWGGHTQFENFTSSPGKSVVVALAGPASNFVVAGVIWAVDAVTPLQGVPGTLADLLMWANLLIGIFNVLPGMPLDGGRLVESAVWKATGSQDKGTIAAGWSGRVIVVALLMWFIGRPMIIGDWPNLNILVVTVLVCGFLWMGASSSIHHAKLRSRLYLVSAAGLAERAVGVPNSATVADVLDISPAGSPAVVICGPDGKPQGVVDFGAAAAVPPQSTTTTPVTAVAHALGAGAYVPEWSKGQELIQYLARLEGGEYAVVDHNGIVTGLLRQQAVVTAITGKEARRSGRA
- a CDS encoding HAD family phosphatase encodes the protein MHGIGHRCVSLIRPQRNARAGVRQVPRRLETMHSLPSQPLLKAVLWDMDGTLVDTEPYWIAAERGLVESHGGSWSHQQAMQLVGQSLLHSAAVLQAAGVELEAREIVDTLSAQVIAQVRKEVPWRPGARELLDDLHQDGIRCALVTMSEGPLAGVVVESLSKPYFEFMVTGDTVANGKPHPEAYLTAVERLRLDDPDLTIHHCVALEDSVPGATAAIASGVVTVGIPHQVPLPEDSRMVAWDTLVGRTPADLQQLVEDRFAAANQLEGAN
- a CDS encoding PAC2 family protein — translated: MNSVDGTPEGQDITAEPERFLKEPAEGQRVTVMLAAFEGWNDAGEAASDALHYLNKLWDGKKVGTVDAEEYYDFQFTRPTVRRTSSGARKVKWPSTRIYKAAVPDSNVDVVFVLGTEPSYRWRAYTTELLVHAEALKVDSVILIGALLADVPHSRPIPVSTTTEDSSLRERLNLEASQYEGPVGIVGVLAEFAMLAGLPTVSLWAAVPHYVAQPPSPKAQLAILHKVEDLLQVPLDSQALAEESEAWERGVDELATEDPEIAAYVRQLEEAKDTADLPEASGESIAREFERYLKRRGKDRP
- a CDS encoding aldo/keto reductase, yielding MQQRYVGNSGFRVSALSLGTMSWAQETDEQDAAEVLQAFVAAGGTVVDTAASYAQGQAEAMLGSMLGDVVARSELVISTKAGVSLSDSRRSINASRGAMLSALDASLARLGTDYIDIWFAHEWDPNVPLDETLSALELAQRTGRARYVGISNYNGWQTAKAAAVAGFTLVANQSEYSLVQRKAESELIPAVEDAGLGLMAWAPLGRGVLSGKYRGQIPADSRAAQNRLAAYVEPYLEPRASRVVEAVAMAARGLGRSPMDVSLSWLLSRPGVATAVVGARNAVQLKELLDAQLTALPAEIGRALEDVSAA